A region of the Fodinicurvata sediminis DSM 21159 genome:
CCTCGCGCGTCCCTCTCGGGGTATCGATGGTGAAGCGCGAGATCTCGTCGCAAGACAGGCCCGCGCCGGCCGCACGCGGATCGGCATCGGCAAGGTAATCCCCGGCCGCGCAATCATCGAAGGCGCCGGCTGTCATTGGACAGAACAGGACAAGGAACAGGAAGACAAGTCCACGACCGGCTTTCATGCGGTAGACCTCCAACCCGCCATTGCCATGTGAAGCGGCTCTCGTGCGATCCTAGCAGGAAAACGTTGGGGCTCCAGCTTTACATCTCGAGCGCGACCAACACCCAAGCGCACTTTTTGCAAGGAGGCTCTTGCCAAGAGCCAGACCCTGTGGATTGCTACAGACCATCCGAAGTAGGAGCCCTGGAATGACCCTGGAACACTGGTTTGCGTTTGTAATCGCCTCGAGCATCCTGCTCATGATCCCGGGACCGACGATACTGCTTGTCATCTCACATGCCCTCAGCCGTGGGCGTCATGCCGCCGGCGCCAGTGTCGCCGGCGTCGTGCTGGGGGACTTCACGGCCATGACCGCATCGTTGCTGGGCTTGGGGGCCCTCCTGGCCACCTCGGCCGAAGCCTTCATGGTCCTGAAGTGGATCGGAGCCGCCTATCTCGTCTACCTGGGCATCCGGCTCTGGCGCACGCCTGTTGCCCGGGAAGGTATGGAGACGGACCACAGCCCCTCTCCAAAACGCGAGAACCGTGCCGTATTCCTGAACACCTACGCCGTCACGGCGCTCAATCCGAAAAGCATCGTCTTCTTCATCGCCTTCCTGCCCCAGTTCCTCGTCTCCGGACGGCCGGTATTGGGACAGATGGCGATCCTGGAGGTGACTTTCCTGGTCCTGGCCGCGATCAATGCCGCCGCTTTCGCCTTCCTGGCCGC
Encoded here:
- a CDS encoding LysE family translocator, producing the protein MTLEHWFAFVIASSILLMIPGPTILLVISHALSRGRHAAGASVAGVVLGDFTAMTASLLGLGALLATSAEAFMVLKWIGAAYLVYLGIRLWRTPVAREGMETDHSPSPKRENRAVFLNTYAVTALNPKSIVFFIAFLPQFLVSGRPVLGQMAILEVTFLVLAAINAAAFAFLAAAARERISRPGTRRLLNRTGGSMLIGAGLLTAGWKRIAE